One region of Triticum aestivum cultivar Chinese Spring chromosome 6B, IWGSC CS RefSeq v2.1, whole genome shotgun sequence genomic DNA includes:
- the LOC123138312 gene encoding uncharacterized protein isoform X2, which yields MMKNKRRLVRGDEEQRPYKRVARPTRLDSSSESSPGALSELSEQVVSRLRRSVVSLASFDGDTKLRECTGMCIETSCSDSEATILTSRRLIPPTHPAASLNIKVRLPNDRIVTGWIEDPKIYVDFFIVNIKNVSGVDAASLDRDMQFEPHTKVAAVCRCFCSGFLTATSGLNLASPTSEKIVSTCRIHKAGIGGPLVDFDGNFVGMNSSRTKMEKTAYVRREGIFRFLVLHGKVSVRVKEGFHDASRARMNSEMKAIRPSLSAKSVEKLSKSRKGALSKQVLSRLSMSIVALASFDGDTQLHECTGTCIESSCPDATCFLTSINLIPYTWWLGKITESLTIKVRLPDDQIVTGWIENPEIYVDFFIVKIKNDDVIDPLHLRHLSLDRATQFEPYRKVAAVWRHYDSGELKATSGVDLASVCALTDEEMLSTCRIHEVGIGGPLVDFDGNFVGMNCSGTKQRKTPYVQRPSIREFMWFRGMVSVKEEVDEAVTARFKSRYGDSAFLRAGGGQYINLLDDTFKKDILRKPLGGFGLEMDRSAYSLASESSKLLASKMNRSVVSLASFNGFAKKFSCSGVFIKGEACSATILTSASLFRVPGSSHMIDDNLRIEVCLPNQYRVVGILNCYNLQYNVALVDIMGFWRPRTIKIHGHPVTSSMDVIAVGSLFACRKLMAVEGKVLIGKQSKLDCKELCVSTCKITKAGIGGPLIDNDGNFVGMNFYDEEETPFLPRDVIHHLLLNFNKKRTSADGTIVEDVENRWLLPGGTHRNTETVAPIDGNKWPLPEPRFVGRRAKPLPRQKWPLPRGRKPLPV from the exons ATGATGAAAAACAAGCGCCGGCTGGTGAGAGGCGATGAAGAGCAACGCCCTTACAAAAGGGTAGCTAGGCCAA CGAGATTGGACAGCTCGAGTGAATCCAGTCCAGGCGCCCTGAGTGAACTCAGTGAGCAAGTAGTTTCAAGATTGCGTAGGAGTGTCGTGTCGCTTGCTTCGTTCGATG GTGATACCAAGTTACGTGAATGCACAGGCATGTGCATTGAAACCTCATGTTCTGATTCTGAAGCTACAATCCTGACATCCAGACGGCTGATTCCACCTACTCACCCAGCTGCAAGTTTGAAT ATTAAAGTACGCCTTCCGAATGATCGGATTGTCACTGGGTGGATAGAGGATCCTAAGATATATGTTGATTTTTTCATTGTCAACATCAAGAATGTGTCTGGTGTTGATGCCGCAAGTCTGGACCGTGACATGCAGTTTGAGCCTCATACGAAGGTAGCAGCTGTATGCCGCTGTTTCTGTTCTGGATTTTTAACAGCCACAAGTGGACTAAATCTTGCCTCTCCAACCAGTGAGAAAATCGTAAGCACATGCCGGATCCACAAG GCGGGGATTGGAGGCCcccttgttgattttgatggcaacTTTGTCGGGATGAACTCCTCTCGTACCAAAATGGAGAAGACTGCTTACGTGCGAAGGGAGGGAATTTTCCGATTCTTGGTGCTTCATGGGAAGGTCAG TGTTAGAGTTAAGGAAGGGTTTCATGATGCTTCAAGGGCAAGAATGAACAGTGAGATGAAAGCAATTAGGCCAA GTTTGAGTGCTAAGTCCGTAGAGAAATTGAGTAAATCCAGAAAAGGTGCCTTGAGTAAGCAAGTACTTTCCAGATTAAGCATGAGCATTGTGGCGCTGGCCTCATTCGATG GTGATACCCAATTACACGAATGCACGGGCACATGCATCGAAAGCTCATGTCCTGATGCTACGTGTTTCCTGACATCGATAAATTTGATTCCTTATACTTGGTGGTTAGGGAAGATCACTGAAAGTTTGACG ATTAAAGTACGCCTTCCTGATGATCAGATTGTCACTGGGTGGATAGAGAATCCTGAGATATATGTTGATTTTTTTATCGTCAAAATCAAGAACGACGATGTTATTGATCCCCTCCATCTACGTCATCTAAGTCTTGATCGTGCCACGCAGTTTGAGCCTTATAGGAAGGTAGCAGCTGTATGGCGGCATTATGATTCAGGAGAATTAAAGGCCACAAGTGGAGTAGATCTTGCCTCTGTATGCGCTCTTACAGATGAGGAGATGTTAAGTACATGCCGTATCCATGAG GTGGGGATTGGAGGTCcccttgttgattttgatggcaacTTTGTTGGGATGAACTGCTCTGGTACCAAACAAAGAAAGACCCCCTACGTACAAAGGCCTTCAATTCGTGAATTCATGTGGTTTCGCGGGATGGTCAG TGTTAAGGAAGAGGTTGATGAAGCTGTAACTGCAAGATTTAAAAGTCGTTATGGAGATTCAGCTTTCCTCAGGGCAGGAG GTGGGCAATACATAAATCTTCTCGATGATACGTTCAAGAAGGATATCTTGAGGAAACCATTGGGAGGTTTTGGATTAGAAATGGATCGAAGTGCCTACTCACTTGCTTCAGAATCAAGCAAACTTCTTGCTTCAAAAATGAATCGAAGTGTTGTCTCACTTGCTTCATTCAATG GATTTGCAAAAAAGTTTTCTTGCTCAGGTGTATTTATAAAGGGCGAAGCGTGCTCTGCAACAATTCTGACTTCAGCAAGTTTGTTCAGAGTTCCTGGCAGTTCACACATGATCGATGATAACTTGAGG ATTGAAGTTTGCCTTCCAAACCAATATCGAGTTGTAGGGATATTGAACTGTTATAATTTACAGTACAATGTTGCTCTTGTTGACATCATGGGATTCTGGCGTCCTCGTACAATAAAAATCCATGGGCATCCAGTTACCTCATCTATGGACGTAATAGCTGTGGGTAGTCTTTTTGCGTGTCGCAAACTAATGGCTGTTGAGGGGAAGGTGTTGATTGGCAAACAAAGCAAACTTGATTGCAAAGAACTTTGTGTCTCCACCTGTAAAATCACCAAG GCTGGGATTGGGGGGCCTCTTATTGACAATGATGGGAATTTTGTTGGAATGAACTTTTATGATGAGGAAGAAACTCCGTTCCTGCCGAGGGATGTTATTCACCACCTCTTGTTGAACTTCAATAAAAAACG GACTAGTGCAGATGGTACTATTGTCGAGGATGTTGAAAACAG ATGGTTGTTGCCTGGCGGGACACACAGAAACACTGAAACTGTTGCACCGATTGATGGAAACAA ATGGCCGTTGCCTGAGCCACGCTTCGTTGGTCGTAGAGCCAAGCCTTTGCCACGTCAAAAATGGCCTCTGCCTCGTGGCCGAAAGCCTCTGCCTGTGTGA
- the LOC123138312 gene encoding uncharacterized protein isoform X1, protein MAGLKRSMMKNKRRLVRGDEEQRPYKRVARPTRLDSSSESSPGALSELSEQVVSRLRRSVVSLASFDGDTKLRECTGMCIETSCSDSEATILTSRRLIPPTHPAASLNIKVRLPNDRIVTGWIEDPKIYVDFFIVNIKNVSGVDAASLDRDMQFEPHTKVAAVCRCFCSGFLTATSGLNLASPTSEKIVSTCRIHKAGIGGPLVDFDGNFVGMNSSRTKMEKTAYVRREGIFRFLVLHGKVSVRVKEGFHDASRARMNSEMKAIRPSLSAKSVEKLSKSRKGALSKQVLSRLSMSIVALASFDGDTQLHECTGTCIESSCPDATCFLTSINLIPYTWWLGKITESLTIKVRLPDDQIVTGWIENPEIYVDFFIVKIKNDDVIDPLHLRHLSLDRATQFEPYRKVAAVWRHYDSGELKATSGVDLASVCALTDEEMLSTCRIHEVGIGGPLVDFDGNFVGMNCSGTKQRKTPYVQRPSIREFMWFRGMVSVKEEVDEAVTARFKSRYGDSAFLRAGGGQYINLLDDTFKKDILRKPLGGFGLEMDRSAYSLASESSKLLASKMNRSVVSLASFNGFAKKFSCSGVFIKGEACSATILTSASLFRVPGSSHMIDDNLRIEVCLPNQYRVVGILNCYNLQYNVALVDIMGFWRPRTIKIHGHPVTSSMDVIAVGSLFACRKLMAVEGKVLIGKQSKLDCKELCVSTCKITKAGIGGPLIDNDGNFVGMNFYDEEETPFLPRDVIHHLLLNFNKKRTSADGTIVEDVENRWLLPGGTHRNTETVAPIDGNKWPLPEPRFVGRRAKPLPRQKWPLPRGRKPLPV, encoded by the exons ATG GCTGGATTGAAAAGATCGATGATGAAAAACAAGCGCCGGCTGGTGAGAGGCGATGAAGAGCAACGCCCTTACAAAAGGGTAGCTAGGCCAA CGAGATTGGACAGCTCGAGTGAATCCAGTCCAGGCGCCCTGAGTGAACTCAGTGAGCAAGTAGTTTCAAGATTGCGTAGGAGTGTCGTGTCGCTTGCTTCGTTCGATG GTGATACCAAGTTACGTGAATGCACAGGCATGTGCATTGAAACCTCATGTTCTGATTCTGAAGCTACAATCCTGACATCCAGACGGCTGATTCCACCTACTCACCCAGCTGCAAGTTTGAAT ATTAAAGTACGCCTTCCGAATGATCGGATTGTCACTGGGTGGATAGAGGATCCTAAGATATATGTTGATTTTTTCATTGTCAACATCAAGAATGTGTCTGGTGTTGATGCCGCAAGTCTGGACCGTGACATGCAGTTTGAGCCTCATACGAAGGTAGCAGCTGTATGCCGCTGTTTCTGTTCTGGATTTTTAACAGCCACAAGTGGACTAAATCTTGCCTCTCCAACCAGTGAGAAAATCGTAAGCACATGCCGGATCCACAAG GCGGGGATTGGAGGCCcccttgttgattttgatggcaacTTTGTCGGGATGAACTCCTCTCGTACCAAAATGGAGAAGACTGCTTACGTGCGAAGGGAGGGAATTTTCCGATTCTTGGTGCTTCATGGGAAGGTCAG TGTTAGAGTTAAGGAAGGGTTTCATGATGCTTCAAGGGCAAGAATGAACAGTGAGATGAAAGCAATTAGGCCAA GTTTGAGTGCTAAGTCCGTAGAGAAATTGAGTAAATCCAGAAAAGGTGCCTTGAGTAAGCAAGTACTTTCCAGATTAAGCATGAGCATTGTGGCGCTGGCCTCATTCGATG GTGATACCCAATTACACGAATGCACGGGCACATGCATCGAAAGCTCATGTCCTGATGCTACGTGTTTCCTGACATCGATAAATTTGATTCCTTATACTTGGTGGTTAGGGAAGATCACTGAAAGTTTGACG ATTAAAGTACGCCTTCCTGATGATCAGATTGTCACTGGGTGGATAGAGAATCCTGAGATATATGTTGATTTTTTTATCGTCAAAATCAAGAACGACGATGTTATTGATCCCCTCCATCTACGTCATCTAAGTCTTGATCGTGCCACGCAGTTTGAGCCTTATAGGAAGGTAGCAGCTGTATGGCGGCATTATGATTCAGGAGAATTAAAGGCCACAAGTGGAGTAGATCTTGCCTCTGTATGCGCTCTTACAGATGAGGAGATGTTAAGTACATGCCGTATCCATGAG GTGGGGATTGGAGGTCcccttgttgattttgatggcaacTTTGTTGGGATGAACTGCTCTGGTACCAAACAAAGAAAGACCCCCTACGTACAAAGGCCTTCAATTCGTGAATTCATGTGGTTTCGCGGGATGGTCAG TGTTAAGGAAGAGGTTGATGAAGCTGTAACTGCAAGATTTAAAAGTCGTTATGGAGATTCAGCTTTCCTCAGGGCAGGAG GTGGGCAATACATAAATCTTCTCGATGATACGTTCAAGAAGGATATCTTGAGGAAACCATTGGGAGGTTTTGGATTAGAAATGGATCGAAGTGCCTACTCACTTGCTTCAGAATCAAGCAAACTTCTTGCTTCAAAAATGAATCGAAGTGTTGTCTCACTTGCTTCATTCAATG GATTTGCAAAAAAGTTTTCTTGCTCAGGTGTATTTATAAAGGGCGAAGCGTGCTCTGCAACAATTCTGACTTCAGCAAGTTTGTTCAGAGTTCCTGGCAGTTCACACATGATCGATGATAACTTGAGG ATTGAAGTTTGCCTTCCAAACCAATATCGAGTTGTAGGGATATTGAACTGTTATAATTTACAGTACAATGTTGCTCTTGTTGACATCATGGGATTCTGGCGTCCTCGTACAATAAAAATCCATGGGCATCCAGTTACCTCATCTATGGACGTAATAGCTGTGGGTAGTCTTTTTGCGTGTCGCAAACTAATGGCTGTTGAGGGGAAGGTGTTGATTGGCAAACAAAGCAAACTTGATTGCAAAGAACTTTGTGTCTCCACCTGTAAAATCACCAAG GCTGGGATTGGGGGGCCTCTTATTGACAATGATGGGAATTTTGTTGGAATGAACTTTTATGATGAGGAAGAAACTCCGTTCCTGCCGAGGGATGTTATTCACCACCTCTTGTTGAACTTCAATAAAAAACG GACTAGTGCAGATGGTACTATTGTCGAGGATGTTGAAAACAG ATGGTTGTTGCCTGGCGGGACACACAGAAACACTGAAACTGTTGCACCGATTGATGGAAACAA ATGGCCGTTGCCTGAGCCACGCTTCGTTGGTCGTAGAGCCAAGCCTTTGCCACGTCAAAAATGGCCTCTGCCTCGTGGCCGAAAGCCTCTGCCTGTGTGA
- the LOC123138312 gene encoding uncharacterized protein isoform X4, with protein MLIFSLSTSRMCLVLMPQVWTVTCSLSLIRSEKIVSTCRIHKAGIGGPLVDFDGNFVGMNSSRTKMEKTAYVRREGIFRFLVLHGKVSVRVKEGFHDASRARMNSEMKAIRPSLSAKSVEKLSKSRKGALSKQVLSRLSMSIVALASFDGDTQLHECTGTCIESSCPDATCFLTSINLIPYTWWLGKITESLTIKVRLPDDQIVTGWIENPEIYVDFFIVKIKNDDVIDPLHLRHLSLDRATQFEPYRKVAAVWRHYDSGELKATSGVDLASVCALTDEEMLSTCRIHEVGIGGPLVDFDGNFVGMNCSGTKQRKTPYVQRPSIREFMWFRGMVSVKEEVDEAVTARFKSRYGDSAFLRAGGGQYINLLDDTFKKDILRKPLGGFGLEMDRSAYSLASESSKLLASKMNRSVVSLASFNGFAKKFSCSGVFIKGEACSATILTSASLFRVPGSSHMIDDNLRIEVCLPNQYRVVGILNCYNLQYNVALVDIMGFWRPRTIKIHGHPVTSSMDVIAVGSLFACRKLMAVEGKVLIGKQSKLDCKELCVSTCKITKAGIGGPLIDNDGNFVGMNFYDEEETPFLPRDVIHHLLLNFNKKRTSADGTIVEDVENRWLLPGGTHRNTETVAPIDGNKWPLPEPRFVGRRAKPLPRQKWPLPRGRKPLPV; from the exons ATGTTGATTTTTTCATTGTCAACATCAAGAATGTGTCTGGTGTTGATGCCGCAAGTCTGGACCGTGACATGCAGTTTGAGCCTCATACGAAG TGAGAAAATCGTAAGCACATGCCGGATCCACAAG GCGGGGATTGGAGGCCcccttgttgattttgatggcaacTTTGTCGGGATGAACTCCTCTCGTACCAAAATGGAGAAGACTGCTTACGTGCGAAGGGAGGGAATTTTCCGATTCTTGGTGCTTCATGGGAAGGTCAG TGTTAGAGTTAAGGAAGGGTTTCATGATGCTTCAAGGGCAAGAATGAACAGTGAGATGAAAGCAATTAGGCCAA GTTTGAGTGCTAAGTCCGTAGAGAAATTGAGTAAATCCAGAAAAGGTGCCTTGAGTAAGCAAGTACTTTCCAGATTAAGCATGAGCATTGTGGCGCTGGCCTCATTCGATG GTGATACCCAATTACACGAATGCACGGGCACATGCATCGAAAGCTCATGTCCTGATGCTACGTGTTTCCTGACATCGATAAATTTGATTCCTTATACTTGGTGGTTAGGGAAGATCACTGAAAGTTTGACG ATTAAAGTACGCCTTCCTGATGATCAGATTGTCACTGGGTGGATAGAGAATCCTGAGATATATGTTGATTTTTTTATCGTCAAAATCAAGAACGACGATGTTATTGATCCCCTCCATCTACGTCATCTAAGTCTTGATCGTGCCACGCAGTTTGAGCCTTATAGGAAGGTAGCAGCTGTATGGCGGCATTATGATTCAGGAGAATTAAAGGCCACAAGTGGAGTAGATCTTGCCTCTGTATGCGCTCTTACAGATGAGGAGATGTTAAGTACATGCCGTATCCATGAG GTGGGGATTGGAGGTCcccttgttgattttgatggcaacTTTGTTGGGATGAACTGCTCTGGTACCAAACAAAGAAAGACCCCCTACGTACAAAGGCCTTCAATTCGTGAATTCATGTGGTTTCGCGGGATGGTCAG TGTTAAGGAAGAGGTTGATGAAGCTGTAACTGCAAGATTTAAAAGTCGTTATGGAGATTCAGCTTTCCTCAGGGCAGGAG GTGGGCAATACATAAATCTTCTCGATGATACGTTCAAGAAGGATATCTTGAGGAAACCATTGGGAGGTTTTGGATTAGAAATGGATCGAAGTGCCTACTCACTTGCTTCAGAATCAAGCAAACTTCTTGCTTCAAAAATGAATCGAAGTGTTGTCTCACTTGCTTCATTCAATG GATTTGCAAAAAAGTTTTCTTGCTCAGGTGTATTTATAAAGGGCGAAGCGTGCTCTGCAACAATTCTGACTTCAGCAAGTTTGTTCAGAGTTCCTGGCAGTTCACACATGATCGATGATAACTTGAGG ATTGAAGTTTGCCTTCCAAACCAATATCGAGTTGTAGGGATATTGAACTGTTATAATTTACAGTACAATGTTGCTCTTGTTGACATCATGGGATTCTGGCGTCCTCGTACAATAAAAATCCATGGGCATCCAGTTACCTCATCTATGGACGTAATAGCTGTGGGTAGTCTTTTTGCGTGTCGCAAACTAATGGCTGTTGAGGGGAAGGTGTTGATTGGCAAACAAAGCAAACTTGATTGCAAAGAACTTTGTGTCTCCACCTGTAAAATCACCAAG GCTGGGATTGGGGGGCCTCTTATTGACAATGATGGGAATTTTGTTGGAATGAACTTTTATGATGAGGAAGAAACTCCGTTCCTGCCGAGGGATGTTATTCACCACCTCTTGTTGAACTTCAATAAAAAACG GACTAGTGCAGATGGTACTATTGTCGAGGATGTTGAAAACAG ATGGTTGTTGCCTGGCGGGACACACAGAAACACTGAAACTGTTGCACCGATTGATGGAAACAA ATGGCCGTTGCCTGAGCCACGCTTCGTTGGTCGTAGAGCCAAGCCTTTGCCACGTCAAAAATGGCCTCTGCCTCGTGGCCGAAAGCCTCTGCCTGTGTGA
- the LOC123138312 gene encoding uncharacterized protein isoform X3, producing the protein MAGLKRSMMKNKRRLVRGDEEQRPYKRVARPTRLDSSSESSPGALSELSEQVVSRLRRSVVSLASFDGDTKLRECTGMCIETSCSDSEATILTSRRLIPPTHPAASLNIKVRLPNDRIVTGWIEDPKIYVDFFIVNIKNVSGVDAASLDRDMQFEPHTKVAAVCRCFCSGFLTATSGLNLASPTSEKIVSTCRIHKAGIGGPLVDFDGNFVGMNSSRTKMEKTAYVRREGIFRFLVLHGKVSVRVKEGFHDASRARMNSEMKAIRPSLSAKSVEKLSKSRKGALSKQVLSRLSMSIVALASFDGDTQLHECTGTCIESSCPDATCFLTSINLIPYTWWLGKITESLTIKVRLPDDQIVTGWIENPEIYVDFFIVKIKNDDVIDPLHLRHLSLDRATQFEPYRKVAAVWRHYDSGELKATSGVDLASVCALTDEEMLSTCRIHEVGIGGPLVDFDGNFVGMNCSGTKQRKTPYVQRPSIREFMWFRGMVSVKEEVDEAVTARFKSRYGDSAFLRAGGGQYINLLDDTFKKDILRKPLGGFGLEMDRSAYSLASESSKLLASKMNRSVVSLASFNGFAKKFSCSGVFIKGEACSATILTSASLFRVPGSSHMIDDNLRIEVCLPNQYRVVGILNCYNLQYNVALVDIMGFWRPRTIKIHGHPVTSSMDVIAVGSLFACRKLMAVEGKVLIGKQSKLDCKELCVSTCKITKAGIGGPLIDNDGNFVGMNFYDEEETPFLPRDVIHHLLLNFNKKRTSADGTIVEDVENRYSFLSTVYLHIV; encoded by the exons ATG GCTGGATTGAAAAGATCGATGATGAAAAACAAGCGCCGGCTGGTGAGAGGCGATGAAGAGCAACGCCCTTACAAAAGGGTAGCTAGGCCAA CGAGATTGGACAGCTCGAGTGAATCCAGTCCAGGCGCCCTGAGTGAACTCAGTGAGCAAGTAGTTTCAAGATTGCGTAGGAGTGTCGTGTCGCTTGCTTCGTTCGATG GTGATACCAAGTTACGTGAATGCACAGGCATGTGCATTGAAACCTCATGTTCTGATTCTGAAGCTACAATCCTGACATCCAGACGGCTGATTCCACCTACTCACCCAGCTGCAAGTTTGAAT ATTAAAGTACGCCTTCCGAATGATCGGATTGTCACTGGGTGGATAGAGGATCCTAAGATATATGTTGATTTTTTCATTGTCAACATCAAGAATGTGTCTGGTGTTGATGCCGCAAGTCTGGACCGTGACATGCAGTTTGAGCCTCATACGAAGGTAGCAGCTGTATGCCGCTGTTTCTGTTCTGGATTTTTAACAGCCACAAGTGGACTAAATCTTGCCTCTCCAACCAGTGAGAAAATCGTAAGCACATGCCGGATCCACAAG GCGGGGATTGGAGGCCcccttgttgattttgatggcaacTTTGTCGGGATGAACTCCTCTCGTACCAAAATGGAGAAGACTGCTTACGTGCGAAGGGAGGGAATTTTCCGATTCTTGGTGCTTCATGGGAAGGTCAG TGTTAGAGTTAAGGAAGGGTTTCATGATGCTTCAAGGGCAAGAATGAACAGTGAGATGAAAGCAATTAGGCCAA GTTTGAGTGCTAAGTCCGTAGAGAAATTGAGTAAATCCAGAAAAGGTGCCTTGAGTAAGCAAGTACTTTCCAGATTAAGCATGAGCATTGTGGCGCTGGCCTCATTCGATG GTGATACCCAATTACACGAATGCACGGGCACATGCATCGAAAGCTCATGTCCTGATGCTACGTGTTTCCTGACATCGATAAATTTGATTCCTTATACTTGGTGGTTAGGGAAGATCACTGAAAGTTTGACG ATTAAAGTACGCCTTCCTGATGATCAGATTGTCACTGGGTGGATAGAGAATCCTGAGATATATGTTGATTTTTTTATCGTCAAAATCAAGAACGACGATGTTATTGATCCCCTCCATCTACGTCATCTAAGTCTTGATCGTGCCACGCAGTTTGAGCCTTATAGGAAGGTAGCAGCTGTATGGCGGCATTATGATTCAGGAGAATTAAAGGCCACAAGTGGAGTAGATCTTGCCTCTGTATGCGCTCTTACAGATGAGGAGATGTTAAGTACATGCCGTATCCATGAG GTGGGGATTGGAGGTCcccttgttgattttgatggcaacTTTGTTGGGATGAACTGCTCTGGTACCAAACAAAGAAAGACCCCCTACGTACAAAGGCCTTCAATTCGTGAATTCATGTGGTTTCGCGGGATGGTCAG TGTTAAGGAAGAGGTTGATGAAGCTGTAACTGCAAGATTTAAAAGTCGTTATGGAGATTCAGCTTTCCTCAGGGCAGGAG GTGGGCAATACATAAATCTTCTCGATGATACGTTCAAGAAGGATATCTTGAGGAAACCATTGGGAGGTTTTGGATTAGAAATGGATCGAAGTGCCTACTCACTTGCTTCAGAATCAAGCAAACTTCTTGCTTCAAAAATGAATCGAAGTGTTGTCTCACTTGCTTCATTCAATG GATTTGCAAAAAAGTTTTCTTGCTCAGGTGTATTTATAAAGGGCGAAGCGTGCTCTGCAACAATTCTGACTTCAGCAAGTTTGTTCAGAGTTCCTGGCAGTTCACACATGATCGATGATAACTTGAGG ATTGAAGTTTGCCTTCCAAACCAATATCGAGTTGTAGGGATATTGAACTGTTATAATTTACAGTACAATGTTGCTCTTGTTGACATCATGGGATTCTGGCGTCCTCGTACAATAAAAATCCATGGGCATCCAGTTACCTCATCTATGGACGTAATAGCTGTGGGTAGTCTTTTTGCGTGTCGCAAACTAATGGCTGTTGAGGGGAAGGTGTTGATTGGCAAACAAAGCAAACTTGATTGCAAAGAACTTTGTGTCTCCACCTGTAAAATCACCAAG GCTGGGATTGGGGGGCCTCTTATTGACAATGATGGGAATTTTGTTGGAATGAACTTTTATGATGAGGAAGAAACTCCGTTCCTGCCGAGGGATGTTATTCACCACCTCTTGTTGAACTTCAATAAAAAACG GACTAGTGCAGATGGTACTATTGTCGAGGATGTTGAAAACAGGTATTCTTTCTTAAGTACGGTATATCTACATATTGTTTGA